The nucleotide sequence CTTCGATAGCCGTACTGCGTAACTATAAAAATCAGCAAATTGTATTCCATTGTCCGGCTTTGCATGCAGAAATCCGGAGTAGAGGTGCTAACACAGGGGGTAGAAAATAAAAATAGTCTACCGCATGACAGTAGACTATTCGATGTAAACCCTCCTCTATCTGTGATATCATAAAAGCTCTTTATAAAAAGTCGCTTATTTACGCTTAACACAGGTGTCAATAGCTTGACGATTAATAGTTTTAAAATCATTATGCCTAAAATATATACTTCGAAGGTTATTTTTTCATAAAAATCTCAAAATCAGTTATTTAAGTCCAATTATTTAGAATATTGTATTGAACGCGATAGGAATATACGGTGGAAAAACAAGGTAAAAAAAATCCTCACTTTCCATTTTTTTTGCCCAATATTGTCCCCACTCCTAGCTTAAGGTTCTGGTCATGGGAATATGTTCAATACCATCTTCCAGGTAAGCATCGCCCGATTGTAGAAAGCCAAATGATTCGTAAAAAGCCTGTAGATATGATTGTGCACCGATTTGAATAGGAGACTGGCCGTATAAATGATACATTTCAACCAAAGAGCGCTGCATCAGTTCCCGTCCCTTGCCAAAACGGCGGGCATTCAATGCAGTTGCCACCCGACCGATCGAAGGGTGCCGATAGATGACTCCCGGAGGTACCAGCCGGGTGTAAGCCAACAGGCAGCCGGTTTCACCGAAGCCAAGCAGGTGGTGGCAAAGCGGGTCTTTCCCGTCCAGATCAGGAAAAGGGCAGTTTTGTTCTACAATAAAAACCTCGTTGCGTAAGCGTAGCAACGCGTAGAGTTCTTCGACAGTGAGTTGGGGAAAGGATTTGAGTATCCAGTGAACCTGCATGGCTTCGGAAGGGTGAGATTAGTTGGCGGAGTACGCTTGGGTTTTGTAATTTTGCAAAAAATACCGGGAGTGAAAAAAATATTCACTCCTTCATTCATTATAACATTCACTCATTAGCTAATGGGAAGAGCATTTGAATATAGGAAGGCCCGCATGTTCAAGCGGTGGGACCACATGGCCAAAACCTTCACCCGTATTGGGAAAGACATTACACTGGCCGTGAAAGCAGGTACCGACGATCCGGCGACCAACTCCCGGCTGCGGGTGTTGCTCCAGAACGCCCGGGCGGCCAACATGCCTAAAGACACGATTGAACGGGCCATCAAACGCGCAACGGCCAAGGATCAGGACGACTATAAGGAAATGGTGTATGAAGGCTATGGCCCGCACGGAGTAGCTATTCTGATCGAAAGTACCACCGACAACCCTACTCGCACGGTGGCTAATATCCGCAGCTATTTCAACAAGTTGGGGGGTAGCCTGGGTACCATGGGTATGCTGGATTTCCTTTTTGACCGAAAGTGCATCTTCAAAATCGCCAACAAAGGACAGGATATCGAAGAGCTGGAGCTGGAATTGATCGACTACGGTGCCGAGGAAGTATTTCTGGACGAAGAGAAGGACCAGATCAATATTTACGGCGAATTTGCTTCTTTCGGAACCTTGCAGTCCTACCTTGAAGGAAAAGGTATCGAGATCCTCGAAGCAGATTTTGAACGGATTCCGAGCGACACCAAATCGTTGAATGAAGAAGAAACCGCCGAAATTGAAAAACTCATCGAGCGCATCGAAGAAGATGACGATGTGCAGCGGGTGTACCACAATATGGCGTAAATAGCTATCGGCTAAGAAAAAATGAGTTCTCTAACGAGACGGTACCCTACTGGTCCGTTTCGTTAGAGAATTTCCTCGATTTTTCGATTTTTAGCTTTGAACAAAAAAGTGTCCTTCACTTCTTTTCCAATCAGTGCCTGTCCTATGGGGGTAGCTGCCGACACAGCCAGGATAGTCTCACCTTTTAGGTTGATGGCTCCGGCACTCACGGCAATGAAAAAGTACCCGGCTGTAGTTTTTACGAGTGAGCCTGTCGCCACTCGCTCATAGGTACCTGATCCGTTCACAGCCTGCAGCCGTTCCAGAATCGTGCGTTCCTGCCGGGCCTGCTCGTACTGCCGCGCATGCATATTGCGGTCAAGTTGACCCATCGAACGTGATGTTTCGTACTTGTCGCCCGCCGAGCTTTTGCTTTGGTCGTTGGCCGATTCCTGCGCGGCTTCCATGGCATTCCAGGCGACGGCCATCCGGTCGTCGAGCATGGCAATGAGGTGCTCAATAAGGTGTTGTTTCAATTCCAATTTGTTGCGATTTCCAAAGGTACCTTCACAAGATAGTGAAAAAATACTAGGTGTGGAAGTGACCGGACGAATCAATAGGCCAGCACGGGCGACAGCCATTTTTCCACGTCTTCCACCGACATACCCTTACGCCGGGCGTAGTCTTCCACCTGATCTTTATGAATTTTTCCGACCGGGAAATAACGGCTATCAGGATGGGAAAAGTACCAGCCACTCACGCTGCTAGCCGGGTACATAGCGTAGCTTTCCGTGAGGGTAATGCCCAGTCGCTCAGCATCCAGCAATTCAAATAAAGCCCGCTTTTCGGTATGGTCGGGACAGGCTGGGTAGCCCGGCGCGGGACGGATGCCCTGGTACTTTTCCTTGATGAGCGCCTCGTTGTCCAGGGTTTCATCGGCGGCATAACCCCAGAATTCCTTGCGGACACGGACGTGCATCAGTTCGGCAAAGGCTTCGGCAAGGCGGTCGGCCAACGACTTGACCATGATACTGTTGTAGTCGTCGTGTTCGCGTTCGTACTTGTCCAGCAACGTCTCGATCCCAAGGCCGGCCGTTACGGCAAAACCGCCGATGTAGTCGGTATGGCCGCTTTCGAAGGGCGCTACAAAGTCGGAAAGACAGTAGTTGGGTAGGTTGGCGGCTTTCTGGCTTTGCTGCCGCAGATGATGCAGTACAGTGAGGGTATCGGCCACTAGTTCTCCACCCGTTTGAGAAACAGGGCTTACTTGCCCCGCTACTTCTTCAGCGTTCCGGCGGCTTATTTTGTACTCGATGTGCGTATGCGAACCGTGTCGTTCGCAGGGTACCTCTTGGCTTAGTTCCTCAAAATCATGCAGCAGGATATCGTCCTCAATCCGGTTAGCAGGCCAGAAGCCGATCACGGCGTTGGCCTGTAACGATTTGTCCCGGATGATTTCACCCAGCAATACCGCCGCATCTTCATATAACTTCTGAGCCTCCTGACCCACCACTTTATCTTCAAAAATGGCCGGAAACTTGCCGTGCAACTGCCAGGTCTGGAAGAAGGGCGTCCAGTCGATGTATTTAGCGATTTCGGCCAGATCGTAGTTTTCCAAAGTCCGGGTACCCAGGAACTGCGGACGAGTCGGAACGAAGTCATTCCAGTCTATTTTCACCGCGTTGGCGCGGGCCGCTTCAATTTTAAGGTGTTGCTTGTCAACCTGACGCTTCGCGTGATCCTCGCGCAATTGAGCGTACTCAGCTTTTATGTCGCTCAGTACTTCAGCCTGGCTCTTGTCGCTTTGGGTCAGTTTGCCCGCCACAGGTACCGAGCGCGAAGCATCCAGCACGTGGATGACCGGCCCGGAATAGTGCGGATCGATCTTGACAGCGGTATGGATGCGGGACGTAGTAGCCCCGCCGATAAGGAGTGGCATGGTCATACCCCGGCGTTCCATTTCCTTGGCTACCCCTACCATTTCGTCCAGCGAGGGTGTAATCAGGCCCGAAAGACCGATGATATCCACATTATGTTCTTTAGCAGCCGCCAGGATTTTATCGGTAGGTACCATCACACCCAGGTCGATGATTTCGTAGCTGTTGCAACCCAGCACCACGCCTACGATGTTTTTACCAATGTCGTGCACATCGCCTTTTACCGTAGCCAACAGGATTTTACCCACGGCTTTGGCTTCGACACTTTTATCCGCCTCGATGAAAGGCTGCAGGTAGGCCACGGCTTTTTTCATCACCCGCGCCGACTTTACCACCTGCGGCAGGAACATTTTGCCCTCACCAAACAAATCGCCCACGATACTCATGCCATCCATGAGCGGGCCTTCAATGACTTCCAGCGGGCGGTCAAACAAGTGTCGGCATTCCTCCACATCCTCATCGATATAGTCGGCAATGCCTTTCACCAGCGAGTGAGAGATACGCTCTTTGATGGGAAGCTCACGCCAGGTAAGGTCTGGTCCGGTTTGCGCTTTTCCCTTATCTTTAACCGTTTCGGCAAAGGTCACGAGTCGTTCGGTGGCATCAGGACGGCGGTTGAGCAGTACGTCCTCCACCAGTTCCAAGGTTTCTTTGGGGATCTCGTCATAAATGCCGATCTGCCCGGCGTTCACGATGCCCATGTCCAGCCCAGCCCGGATGGCATGGTACAGAAAAGCCGTGTGGATGGCTTCGCGGATAGGCTCGTTGCCCCGGAAACTGAACGATACGTTGGATACGCCGCCCGATACCTTGGCGTAGGGTAGGTTTTCCTTAATCCAGCGCGTGGCGTTGATGAAGTCCACAGCATAGTTGTTATGTTCCTCCATACCCGTAGCGACGGTCAGGATATTGGGGTCGAAAATGATGTCCTCGGCAGGAAAACCCACTTCATTGACCAGAATATTGTAGGCCCGCTGACAGATTTCGATCCGGCGCTCGTAGTTGTCGGCTTGTCCGTCTTCATCAAAAGCCATCACCACCGTAGCCGCGCCGTAGCGCAGTACCGTACGGGCGGTTTCTTTAAACTTCTCTTCGCCTTCTTTGAGCGAAATAGAGTTCACAATCGCTTTACCCTGCACACATTTCAGGCCCGACTCGATAACCTCCCATTTGGAGGAATCCACCATGATGGGTACCCGCGAAATATCCGGCTCGGCGGCGATCAGGTTCAGGAAAGTCTTCATGGCTTCCACGCCGTCGATCATGCCCTCGTCGAGGTTGATGTCCAGAATCTGCGCGCCGTTTTCAACCTGTTCGCGGGCGATACTGAGGGCAGCATCGTAGTTGCCCTCGCGTACCAACCGGGCAAACTTCTTGGAGCCTGTCACATTACAGCGTTCACCGATATTGACAAAGTTGGCATCAGCTGTAATTTTGACGGGTTCCAGACCCGAAAGCTTCATGTTTTTGGCAAAGGTAGGTAGCAGGCGCGGCCGGAAACGGGCCGCCAGATCGGCAATGACCCGGATATGGGCGGGCGTCGTACCACAGCAGCCTCCGATGATATTGATCAGATTATCTTTCAGAAATCCTTCGATCACGGCCCCCATTTGCTCGGGGCTCTCGTCGTACTCACCCATTTCGTTGGGTAGGCCCGCATTGGGGTGCGCCGAAGTATTGAAGGGCGATTCGTTGGCCAGCATCTGCACGTAGGGCCGCATCAGATCGGCACCCAGGGCGCAGTTCAGTCCCACCGAAAGCAGGGGTAGGTGCGAGACAGATGTCAGGAACGCTTCGGTGGTCTGCCCCGAAAGGGTACGGCCCGAGGCATCGGTAATGGTACCCGACACCATAATGGGTAGCGGCTTGTGCTGGAGATTTTCAACAAAAAATTTATCAATGGCAAACAAGGCTGCCTTCGCATTCAGGGTGTCAAATATGGTTTCTACCAACAACAGGTCGGCCCCACCATCTACCAGGCCACGGACTTGCTCGTAATAAGCAGCCACCAGTTGATCGAACGTGATGGCGCGGTAGCCGGGATTATTCACATCGGGCGAAAGGGAGGCGGTGCGGTTGGTGGGTCCCATGGAACCCGCCACGAAGCGTGGCTTATGCGGCTCTCGGGCCGTGAATTCGTCGGCTACCTCACGCGCCAGCCGTGCTGACTCGTAGTTGAGTTCGTAGACAAACTCCTCCATCGCATAGTCGGCCATGGCAATGCTGGTACCCGAAAACGTGTTGGTTTCGGCAATATCGGCGCCTGCTTCAAAGTAGGCGGCGTGAATTTCTTTGATGATGTCGGGGCGCGTCAGCGACAGCAAGTCGTTGTTACCCTTCACATCGTGGGGCCAGTCTTTGAAGCGCTCGCCCCTATAGTCCTCGTCTTCCAGCTTGTAGCGCTGGATCATGGTACCCATCGCACCATCCAGCACCAGGATACGGTTTTTAAGAATCTCGCGGATATCGTTTTTTACAATTGCAGTGGTCATATCGTCTTTGAAGCGTAGAAAGTAACGGAGGCTACCTTTGTTTTATACTATAACCACAAAAATACGATGCTTTGAAGCAAATTGAGAATTAGTGCGTATTATTGGTTATTCTATCTGGCAATGGATGCGAACTCACATATTTTACCTCGAAATTTGCTGGATTCAAGATTTTTTGGAAATTTTATCTAGCTACTCCTACCCTTTCTTTTTTCAAACCGCATTAATACAATCCTGTTCATTATCCATTTTTGACCTTCCATGATTCACTGAATAAATGCATACACTAGACGATACCGATCGGGCCATACTGCACTACTTACAGGAAGATGCGACCCTGAAAACCAGAGAACTAGCCGCCCGGCTCAACCTCTCCTACACACCTGTGTACGAGCGCGTCCGGCGATTGGAACGGGAAGGGGTCATCCGAAAATATGTGGCGCTGATCGACCGGGAAAAGGTAGGTAAGAAACTGATGGTTTTCTGTCAGATTGCTCTGAAAGAGCACTCGCTGGCGATGGGGGAGAAATTTGTGGAAGCGATCATGGCCATTCCCGAAGTACTGGAATGTCACAATATATCAGGCGATTATGATTTTCACCTCAAAATTCTGGTCAATGACATGCCGGAGTACCAGCAGTTTCTGATGCAGAAGCTAGGCTCGCTGGAAAACATTGGCAGTACCCACAGCCTGTTCGTGATGGGGGAAATCAAGAATAATTCGGTGATTGGGGTGTAGCGGCCAGCAGCACCGTTAGCAAAGCCTCCCGTACAAGCCCCTTTTGTAACAACTGAAGTGCATGGTTATGCAACAAATCGGGTAGGTACTGGCAACCTAGCCGCGCCTCTTCGCGCAAAGCCTGAATAGCTTCGGTGCCGCTGAAAGATTCAACTTCTGATATATCAGGTAGTTGTGTCAGGCTACCCAACTGCCCCAGGTCATTACCAGTCAAAATTTTAGAGTTACGCACCGACGCGGGCAATGCATCCACACCGATGCCGTACTGCGGACGGGGTACCTCAAAGAGCGCTCCACCACTTGCCCGCGCGTACCAGTCGCCGCCCATCCGGGCCACCCAGTCAGTGCGGGTCTGGTCGATCTGGCCGTTTTCATCCAGTATATGTTCGGCAAAATGCGCTAGTACCACCTCCGCCAGCACGAGTACCATGGTACCTATTTCTTTTATTTCCAACACCTTGCACTCAAACTGCGCCGGAGATTCGGCCACTCGGGGCGGCTGTACCCGCTCGGAAGGTACCCTGGTGAAGCCCGCCTTGGCGAACTCGTTGATGCCCCGCTCGTATTCGGCGCTGCTCAGCGACATCTGCTGCACCATCTCGAACGTAACCATATTTATGACCACCTCGGGTACCTCAAAAAGATTCAACGCGGTATCTTTATAAGAATTATCGCGTCCGCGCCGTCCGGGCGAAAACACCACAATCGGCGGATCGATGCCCACATAATTGAAGAAACTGAACGGGCTAAGGTTCACATTGCCATTTTTGTCTATTGTACTGGCCAGCGCAATGGGGCGCGGTGCTACCGCCGACGTCATGTATTTGTAAAAGGCGCGGGAGCCGATCGTATCGGGAGTGATGGTTTTCATAGCCAAGAATTTTAGTTTTCAGATTCTGGCGAATCCAGAATGCTACCCCGCACTTCACCAAATCCGACCCGCACATCACCGCGCCCGGCATGACCGCGCATGATCACTTCGTCGCCATGCTGCAGGTAGGTACGTTCAGTTCCATCCGTCAGGCGAATCGGCTTCTTGCCGCCCTCGGTCAGTTCCAGCAGGCAACCGCTGCCGTCCGGTCCACTGATGGTACCCGTTGCCAGTAAATCGCCTACCCGCAGGTTGCAACCCGACACGGTATGGTGGGCGAGTTGTTGCCGGATGTTCCAATACACGTACCGGGCGCTGGTACGGCAGACCACGGTTTCACTCACGTCCTGAGGCTTGATCGCCACTTCCAGATTCAGATCAAAATTCAAAGCGCCACTGGTTCTCAGATACGGCAGCGGTTCGGGATTTTGTTCCGGGCCCGCTACCCGAAAAGTTTCCAGCGCATCGAGTGTCACGACCCAGGGTGATAGGGACGAGGCGAAATTTTTGCTCAAAAAAGGCCCCAGTGGCTGGTATTCCCACCGTTGGATATCCCGCGCCGACCAGTCGTTGAACAGCACGCAACCAAAGATGTACTCCTCGGCTTCTTCCACGGAAACAGGTACCCCAAGTTTTGAGTTTTTGCCAATTACAAACCCCAGCTCCAGCTCATAGTCCAGCGCCTGGGTAGGTTGGAAAATGGGCACCTCGGCTCCCATCGGCAGAACCTGGCCATTGGGACGGTTGATAGGGGTACCCGACACCACAATGGACGACGACCGACCGTGATAGGCTACGGGTAAATGCTTCCAGTTGGGTAGCAAGGGGTTGTTGGGGCGGAACAATTGGCCGACCTGGGTGGCGTGTTCCAGGCTGGAATAAAAATCGGTGTAGTCGCCAATAGCGACGGGCAGGTGCAATTGGGCGATGGCTTGTGGTACAAGTACCTCAGCCGCCAGTTTGTGCAAAAAAGAATCGGTTTGGGTAAGCTGCCGTTGCAAAATTTCCCGTATTCGACGGGCAGCAGGCCGTCCCAGCGACATAAGAGGATTAAGGGTAGGGTGCTGAAAAACAGAAACCGCCACTCCTGCCTCGGACATAACCCCAAGCTGAGCCGCGGTGCTCATATCGATAATAAAATCCCCAATGGCTACCCCTACCCTGGGCTGTTCTAATCCGGTGCTGAAAACCCCAAAGGGTAGGTTGTGCACGGAAAAATCAGAGTCGGAAGCAACGGGGAGCCACGAAGCAGGCAATGTCATTCGGAATTACTGAAGTTGGCATAGATCGAATCCATGATGCGTACAAATTGCTGATAGTCAGCCTCATTCAACTCTCCCCAACCTTTTCGGCGGATTTCGGCTACCACCGGAAAGGCTTCATCTCGGATTTGTAATCCCTTCTTGGTCATGTGGATGTTGAACTTACGGCGATCACCCGCCGCCATCCGGCGCTCCACAAAGCCTTTCTTTTCCAATAGATCAATGATGCGAGTTACCGTCGGGGGATCTTTGTAGGTAACCTCGGCTAAAGCATTCTGACTGATCCCCTCATCCCGGGAAATATGGTCTATCAGTACCCACTGATCCACGGTCAGGTCGATGCCGCTTTCATTCAGCATTTTCTGGAGGGAACTGCGGATTTTTTTAATGGTGGTATCGATCTTGAAGAAATAGGCGCGTTGGTCGGAGTGATGCGTCATGATACGGTTAGGGGATTCAGGACTGTATATAAATCCTACAAATATACTAGGCGGAAACTATTGTCTTACTAATAAAACACTATTTTTTTTGCGATTCATTTAGTGAACGGAGCTATTTTGTGCAATATTCTCCAAGAATCCCTCAATTTCCGGAACCGAATCAAATAACTGTTCGTACGAATCGATTACAAAATAATGATCCTGAAACCGATCTATGTGGTAAGGCGTCTGCAGGAGCTTCGCAACATCAAAGTCAAGCTTAGGTACCTCCTGCTGTAAACAATACGCACTCTCGCCGGGCGACGAGATAATACCCCCTCCATAAATCTTCAATTCGCCCTTCTCGCGGATTAACCCGAACTCCACGGTGTACCAATACAGGCGCGAAAGGCGCTGCAGAGCATCCTCGTCATCAATAAAGCGCAGTGCCACCTTACTCAGGTTGGCCATAAAGTCGCAGAAAGCCTGATTACTCAGCAAGGGTACATGCCCGAATGTATCATGAAACATATCGGGCTCTTCCAGATAATCCAGCTGCTCAGGCTTGCGCAGCCAGGTCGAGGCTGGAAACTGCCGATCGGCCAAATGCTGGTAAAATTCCCTGTGCGGGATAAGGCCCGGCACCACATAAACTTCCCAGCCCGTGAGTTTTCGCAGCCGGGGATTGGTGTCCAGGGCAAAGTTGGGAATATGATCGGCTACGAAACCGACCTTTTCAATTCCGCTCAGGTAGGCTTCACTCGCAATGTGGGGAAGTTGCTCCATCTGCCGCTCAAAAAGCTTTTTCCACATGGCATGGTCGGCAGGAGTGTATTTGTTATAGGGCTGGTTCATTTTCAAAGGCAGAAAGTTCCTAAGGCACTTAGGCACAAAGGGGTTGATACTTATTTCCAAAACAAAGCACTACAGGGACCAAGTCAATTTTTAGTTTTATCCGATCCAATTCATTTCTGGATTGTCTAATTCACTCTGTGTCTCTGGTACTATGTCCCTTTGTCCCTCAAAATCATAAGGTACCCCGCAATTCCTGTTCCCGCTCAATGGCTTCGAAAAGGGCTTTGAAGTTTCCCTTGCCAAACGACCGGGCACCCTTGCGCTGGATAATTTCAAAAAATAGCGTCGGACGGGGCATAATGGGTTTGCTGAAAATTTGCAGCAGGTACCCCTCTTCGTCCCGGTCGACCAGGATACCCAGTTTGCGCAGCTCGTCCAGCTCTTCATCGATATCCCCCACCCGACTCAGCAGATCATCGTAGTAGGCTTGAGGTACCTGCAGGAATTCCACGCCGCGGTTTTTCAGATCGGTCACCGTTCCAACGATATCGTCGGTGGCTACCGCGATGTGTTGAATTCCGGGTCCGTCGTAAAAGTCGAGGTACTCT is from Salmonirosea aquatica and encodes:
- a CDS encoding GNAT family N-acetyltransferase; translated protein: MQVHWILKSFPQLTVEELYALLRLRNEVFIVEQNCPFPDLDGKDPLCHHLLGFGETGCLLAYTRLVPPGVIYRHPSIGRVATALNARRFGKGRELMQRSLVEMYHLYGQSPIQIGAQSYLQAFYESFGFLQSGDAYLEDGIEHIPMTRTLS
- a CDS encoding YebC/PmpR family DNA-binding transcriptional regulator, whose amino-acid sequence is MGRAFEYRKARMFKRWDHMAKTFTRIGKDITLAVKAGTDDPATNSRLRVLLQNARAANMPKDTIERAIKRATAKDQDDYKEMVYEGYGPHGVAILIESTTDNPTRTVANIRSYFNKLGGSLGTMGMLDFLFDRKCIFKIANKGQDIEELELELIDYGAEEVFLDEEKDQINIYGEFASFGTLQSYLEGKGIEILEADFERIPSDTKSLNEEETAEIEKLIERIEEDDDVQRVYHNMA
- a CDS encoding transcription elongation factor; the protein is MKQHLIEHLIAMLDDRMAVAWNAMEAAQESANDQSKSSAGDKYETSRSMGQLDRNMHARQYEQARQERTILERLQAVNGSGTYERVATGSLVKTTAGYFFIAVSAGAINLKGETILAVSAATPIGQALIGKEVKDTFLFKAKNRKIEEIL
- the metH gene encoding methionine synthase; its protein translation is MTTAIVKNDIREILKNRILVLDGAMGTMIQRYKLEDEDYRGERFKDWPHDVKGNNDLLSLTRPDIIKEIHAAYFEAGADIAETNTFSGTSIAMADYAMEEFVYELNYESARLAREVADEFTAREPHKPRFVAGSMGPTNRTASLSPDVNNPGYRAITFDQLVAAYYEQVRGLVDGGADLLLVETIFDTLNAKAALFAIDKFFVENLQHKPLPIMVSGTITDASGRTLSGQTTEAFLTSVSHLPLLSVGLNCALGADLMRPYVQMLANESPFNTSAHPNAGLPNEMGEYDESPEQMGAVIEGFLKDNLINIIGGCCGTTPAHIRVIADLAARFRPRLLPTFAKNMKLSGLEPVKITADANFVNIGERCNVTGSKKFARLVREGNYDAALSIAREQVENGAQILDINLDEGMIDGVEAMKTFLNLIAAEPDISRVPIMVDSSKWEVIESGLKCVQGKAIVNSISLKEGEEKFKETARTVLRYGAATVVMAFDEDGQADNYERRIEICQRAYNILVNEVGFPAEDIIFDPNILTVATGMEEHNNYAVDFINATRWIKENLPYAKVSGGVSNVSFSFRGNEPIREAIHTAFLYHAIRAGLDMGIVNAGQIGIYDEIPKETLELVEDVLLNRRPDATERLVTFAETVKDKGKAQTGPDLTWRELPIKERISHSLVKGIADYIDEDVEECRHLFDRPLEVIEGPLMDGMSIVGDLFGEGKMFLPQVVKSARVMKKAVAYLQPFIEADKSVEAKAVGKILLATVKGDVHDIGKNIVGVVLGCNSYEIIDLGVMVPTDKILAAAKEHNVDIIGLSGLITPSLDEMVGVAKEMERRGMTMPLLIGGATTSRIHTAVKIDPHYSGPVIHVLDASRSVPVAGKLTQSDKSQAEVLSDIKAEYAQLREDHAKRQVDKQHLKIEAARANAVKIDWNDFVPTRPQFLGTRTLENYDLAEIAKYIDWTPFFQTWQLHGKFPAIFEDKVVGQEAQKLYEDAAVLLGEIIRDKSLQANAVIGFWPANRIEDDILLHDFEELSQEVPCERHGSHTHIEYKISRRNAEEVAGQVSPVSQTGGELVADTLTVLHHLRQQSQKAANLPNYCLSDFVAPFESGHTDYIGGFAVTAGLGIETLLDKYEREHDDYNSIMVKSLADRLAEAFAELMHVRVRKEFWGYAADETLDNEALIKEKYQGIRPAPGYPACPDHTEKRALFELLDAERLGITLTESYAMYPASSVSGWYFSHPDSRYFPVGKIHKDQVEDYARRKGMSVEDVEKWLSPVLAY
- a CDS encoding Lrp/AsnC family transcriptional regulator; this encodes MHTLDDTDRAILHYLQEDATLKTRELAARLNLSYTPVYERVRRLEREGVIRKYVALIDREKVGKKLMVFCQIALKEHSLAMGEKFVEAIMAIPEVLECHNISGDYDFHLKILVNDMPEYQQFLMQKLGSLENIGSTHSLFVMGEIKNNSVIGV
- a CDS encoding flavin reductase family protein; its protein translation is MKTITPDTIGSRAFYKYMTSAVAPRPIALASTIDKNGNVNLSPFSFFNYVGIDPPIVVFSPGRRGRDNSYKDTALNLFEVPEVVINMVTFEMVQQMSLSSAEYERGINEFAKAGFTRVPSERVQPPRVAESPAQFECKVLEIKEIGTMVLVLAEVVLAHFAEHILDENGQIDQTRTDWVARMGGDWYARASGGALFEVPRPQYGIGVDALPASVRNSKILTGNDLGQLGSLTQLPDISEVESFSGTEAIQALREEARLGCQYLPDLLHNHALQLLQKGLVREALLTVLLAATPQSPNYS
- the fahA gene encoding fumarylacetoacetase, with the translated sequence MTLPASWLPVASDSDFSVHNLPFGVFSTGLEQPRVGVAIGDFIIDMSTAAQLGVMSEAGVAVSVFQHPTLNPLMSLGRPAARRIREILQRQLTQTDSFLHKLAAEVLVPQAIAQLHLPVAIGDYTDFYSSLEHATQVGQLFRPNNPLLPNWKHLPVAYHGRSSSIVVSGTPINRPNGQVLPMGAEVPIFQPTQALDYELELGFVIGKNSKLGVPVSVEEAEEYIFGCVLFNDWSARDIQRWEYQPLGPFLSKNFASSLSPWVVTLDALETFRVAGPEQNPEPLPYLRTSGALNFDLNLEVAIKPQDVSETVVCRTSARYVYWNIRQQLAHHTVSGCNLRVGDLLATGTISGPDGSGCLLELTEGGKKPIRLTDGTERTYLQHGDEVIMRGHAGRGDVRVGFGEVRGSILDSPESEN
- a CDS encoding MarR family winged helix-turn-helix transcriptional regulator, whose translation is MTHHSDQRAYFFKIDTTIKKIRSSLQKMLNESGIDLTVDQWVLIDHISRDEGISQNALAEVTYKDPPTVTRIIDLLEKKGFVERRMAAGDRRKFNIHMTKKGLQIRDEAFPVVAEIRRKGWGELNEADYQQFVRIMDSIYANFSNSE
- a CDS encoding phenylalanine 4-monooxygenase, translating into MNQPYNKYTPADHAMWKKLFERQMEQLPHIASEAYLSGIEKVGFVADHIPNFALDTNPRLRKLTGWEVYVVPGLIPHREFYQHLADRQFPASTWLRKPEQLDYLEEPDMFHDTFGHVPLLSNQAFCDFMANLSKVALRFIDDEDALQRLSRLYWYTVEFGLIREKGELKIYGGGIISSPGESAYCLQQEVPKLDFDVAKLLQTPYHIDRFQDHYFVIDSYEQLFDSVPEIEGFLENIAQNSSVH